Genomic segment of Nitrospirota bacterium:
CTGCATAATTTGGGATAATTGAATTTTAGGCGTTCTTACCCAGGTTGTTTTTTTGTTCCTTTAACCAGTTGTCTATATCCTCCTTCCAAAACCTCCAATTCTTGCCCATCTTTATTGCTGGAAGCTTGCCTTTTTGGGACCAATTATAAACCGTAGAAACATTGAGCCTAAGATACTCAGCCACCTCTTTAAGGTTCATCAATCCATCATTTTTCATAAAATGCTCTAACCTCCCGAAATATCCTCTAAA
This window contains:
- a CDS encoding helix-turn-helix domain-containing protein, with product MKNDGLMNLKEVAEYLRLNVSTVYNWSQKGKLPAIKMGKNWRFWKEDIDNWLKEQKNNLGKNA